TCGCTCTACGAAGCGGCCAAGGTGGATGGTGCCAAAAGACGCCACATGATCTTCAGAATTACGATTCCCGCCATTCTTCCAACGATTATTATCATGTTTGTCTTGAAGACGGGATCGATGCTCCGGATCGGATACGAGAAGGTACTGCTGCTTTATAATCCGATGACCTACGAGGTAGCGGACGTATTCTCGACTTATGTCTACCGGAAAGGGCTCCTGGAGAGCAACTATAGCTATGGCGCAGCCGTGGGCTTGTTTGAAGCCGTGGTTGCCATGATATTGCTGCTGTCCTCCAACTACTTCAGCAAGCGGCTGGGAGGTAGCGGATTATGGTAAACAACAAACGCTTCAGCCTTCGGAATATCTCATTGTTTGGCATCATCAATACGCTGATTCTGACGTGCCTTGCCATTATTACCGTGTACCCTGTCGTGTATATCACCGCCGTTTCCCTCAGTGCAACTTCCGAAGTGGTGCAAGGGAATATCACCTTGTTTCCCAAGGGATTTAATCTGGATGCCTATGCCCAGGTGCTAAATGATGACCGGGTGCCTCGCGCCTACCTGAACACGATTTTTTATACCGCGCTCGGTACGGTGATTAATCTGCTGCTTACGGCCGTAGCGGCTTATCCGCTCGCACGTAAAAACTTTTTCGGGCGCAAGTTCTTTCTGCTGGCAATCATCATGACCATGTTCCTGAATCCGGGGATCATTCCGAACTACCTAATTGTATCGGAGCTTGGCCTGCTGGACAGCGTATGGGCGCTCGTGCTTCCGAATGCGATTTGGACCTTTGAACTGTTAATCCTCAAAAGCTTCTACGAGAACATGTCGGAATCTCTGCGTGAGGCAGCTGTTGTTGACGGCGCTTCCGAGTACCGTATTCTGTTCCAGATCGTGCTTCCGCTGTCCAAACCGGCGCTGGCCTCAATCGGATTGTTTTACTTCATGGGTCACTGGAACAGCTTCTTTATCCCGCTGATTTATCTGAACGATGCGAATATGTATCCGCTCCAGGTCGTGCTTAGGGATATGCTGATTTTCAGCGAGAACGGCAGCAACCCGAGTCTGGTGGATGCGTCGGCGCTTGCTCCGCAAGCCATGAAGAATGCAACCATCGTGCTGTCGATGATTCCGGTGCTGCTGATCTATCCGTTTGCCCAGAAGTATTTTGCCAAAGGGGTCATGCTAGGTTCCGAGAAGGGATAACGGGGAGGTGACGAGGGCTTTCATGTTGAATATGAAGGGATGACATCCAAGAGAGGTGAATCCGTATGAATCGATTGATCGCCAACAGAGGTTTGCTCCAGATTTTCTTCGCTCTGCAACTGGTCGTCGGCATCATGTTCATATTCAATTACATTGTGTACAAGAATTCCATTACCGGAATTTACGACAAGGTGAGCGAGAACAACCGGATGGTGATCAGAAATATCATTCAGTCGTTTGATACCAGTTTCTCCTCCGTAAACAACCTGATTTTTAATATCCATGCGCTTCCTTCAGATCGGATGCTGATGGAGAACGGCATGCTGGACATGGAGAAAGTCATCTCCTTGCAGGACAGCGTCTCCAGCATTGTGTCCAACGTGGACATCGTGGAGGATGTGGTCATCTCGTTCGACAATCATGATTTGGCCATTACGACGCGCGGAACCAGCAACCTCGACGCCTTGTTTGACAGGCGGTACAAGTCCCAGAAGTTCAACTCGATGTTCTGGAAGACGTTTACCCGATCGGAGCACGAGCTTACCATCTTTCCGGCAGAGGTTTATGCGGATCAGAGCAGCGGATATGGCCGTAATTTGATGATAGCCGTGGACGGCAACAAGGTCAGGATGTCGAACAAAAACCTCATGGTCCTGATCAACGTGAACCGGCTGCTGAAAGGGATCGATTTGAACTCGATGATTCCCGGCGCCTCGCTCATCGTGCTGGATGCGAACCGGAACGTCATCTTGAGCACCGAGAAGGATCTGGATTTGGTAGGCATTCTGAACGACGTATACTTCAATCCGTCGCAGGAAGCCTCCCTCACGCACGACGATTTTGAGTACAATTTCTACAAATCGGACTATAACGGTTTTATATATATCAATAAATTGCCGTATAAGTTTCAAAATATCGATTCCGTCACGAATGCCAATACCTGGATTATGTACGGCGCGATTGCGTTAAACGTCATCTTGTCGGTGCTGCTCAGCATCTATCTGTACCGGCCGGTGAAGAACATTGTGCAGCTGCTCGGAGGCAGTTCTCTGAAAGGGAATGATTTTGTAAAAATCCAGAGCGGCATCATCAAGGTCCAGCGGGAGAATGAATCCCTGAAGAAGCAGATGGACCTGGTGGATGAGGATATTCGCCGCGGCGTGTTTCTGCAAACCCTGGATGGCCATCACCATTCGCGCGAGCAGGAAATGCAGATGCAGAAGCATTACACGCATTTTTTCCAGTGCCGGCATTTCATGATGGCGGCCGTGTATTTGCAGCCTGCCGGCAAGGGAGCGGCCCAGGCGGACTTTGTCCTGGAGGAGTTGACGGCCCAGATTCGAAGCAGCCTGCAGGAACGCTATGAACATGTGGTGGTTTATCATGTGGAAGAACTGAGATTCCTTGCGCTTATCGGTTTGGATCAGCCGTCGGACCGCAAGCAGCTGGTACGGAAATTCGAAGACTATATCCGTCTGTGCAACCAGGAGTATACGGATATGTTCACGGTGTGGGGCTGCGTTAGCCGGACATATGAGTCCAAGATCAGCAACTGCTGCGAGGCATACCGGAATATTAAGGATGGCCGGTTATACCGGAATGTGAAGGCAGACACGGATATGGTCGACACGGAGCAAATCCGCTACGTCCCGGATATTTATTATCCGCTTCAGCAGATTGAGAAGCTGAGCAACTGCATGCTGAGCGGCAAGGTGGACGAAGGACTCCAGATCGTGAGTGACATTGTTCAGCAGAATGCGGATCTTCACATCCATCATCATCAGCTGGTGCACATTGCGAAGAGTATGTTCTTTCTCGTCATGAAGCAGGCGGACTCGCCGTCCGTTGATCGCAATGAGCTGTTTCGGCTGGAGAGTGATTTCATCCGCAAGGTCGATCAAGCCTACACCTATGAAGAGATTCAGAAGGCGCTGATGGAAGTGATGCGCGTGGTGGCCAATACGCGGAAC
This Paenibacillus sp. JZ16 DNA region includes the following protein-coding sequences:
- a CDS encoding carbohydrate ABC transporter permease, yielding MVNNKRFSLRNISLFGIINTLILTCLAIITVYPVVYITAVSLSATSEVVQGNITLFPKGFNLDAYAQVLNDDRVPRAYLNTIFYTALGTVINLLLTAVAAYPLARKNFFGRKFFLLAIIMTMFLNPGIIPNYLIVSELGLLDSVWALVLPNAIWTFELLILKSFYENMSESLREAAVVDGASEYRILFQIVLPLSKPALASIGLFYFMGHWNSFFIPLIYLNDANMYPLQVVLRDMLIFSENGSNPSLVDASALAPQAMKNATIVLSMIPVLLIYPFAQKYFAKGVMLGSEKG
- a CDS encoding helix-turn-helix domain-containing protein, yielding MNRLIANRGLLQIFFALQLVVGIMFIFNYIVYKNSITGIYDKVSENNRMVIRNIIQSFDTSFSSVNNLIFNIHALPSDRMLMENGMLDMEKVISLQDSVSSIVSNVDIVEDVVISFDNHDLAITTRGTSNLDALFDRRYKSQKFNSMFWKTFTRSEHELTIFPAEVYADQSSGYGRNLMIAVDGNKVRMSNKNLMVLINVNRLLKGIDLNSMIPGASLIVLDANRNVILSTEKDLDLVGILNDVYFNPSQEASLTHDDFEYNFYKSDYNGFIYINKLPYKFQNIDSVTNANTWIMYGAIALNVILSVLLSIYLYRPVKNIVQLLGGSSLKGNDFVKIQSGIIKVQRENESLKKQMDLVDEDIRRGVFLQTLDGHHHSREQEMQMQKHYTHFFQCRHFMMAAVYLQPAGKGAAQADFVLEELTAQIRSSLQERYEHVVVYHVEELRFLALIGLDQPSDRKQLVRKFEDYIRLCNQEYTDMFTVWGCVSRTYESKISNCCEAYRNIKDGRLYRNVKADTDMVDTEQIRYVPDIYYPLQQIEKLSNCMLSGKVDEGLQIVSDIVQQNADLHIHHHQLVHIAKSMFFLVMKQADSPSVDRNELFRLESDFIRKVDQAYTYEEIQKALMEVMRVVANTRNHDPRSKLNPAFISQYIELHYMENLYLDHMAEVLDTSSKYFSNYFKKTFGVNYVEYLNKVRLSHAREYLRNTDLSIAEIGEKTGYSNSSTFTTTFKKYSGVSPSEYRKASGK